From Oncorhynchus keta strain PuntledgeMale-10-30-2019 chromosome 25, Oket_V2, whole genome shotgun sequence, one genomic window encodes:
- the LOC118380686 gene encoding progestin and adipoQ receptor family member 3-like — MPQKLMKSAHYIELGGRYQYWPVLVPRGIRLYTYEQIPVFLRDNPYITDGYRAYLPSRLCIKSLFILSNETVNIWSHLLGFLLFFTLGIYDMASVLPATRASREDYVIYSIGLFCFQLCMLCSVGYHLFCCHRSEKTSRRWMALDYAGISIGILGCYVPGVFYAFYCNNYWRQVYLVTVLAMILAVFFAQIHPHYLSKQWQRLRSALFCSVAGYGLIPTVHWVWLNGGFSSDLVQSFIPRVLGMYAIAAVAFVFYVSKVPERYFPGQLNYLGSSHQVWHVLVIVMFYWWHQAALFILTHRHSHPCPDYTVHT; from the exons ATGCCTCAGAAGCTGATGAAGAGTGCCCACTACATCGAGCTGGGGGGGAGATACCAGTACTGGCCCGTGCTGGTCCCCAGAGGGATAAGGCTGTACACATACGAACAGATCCCAGTGTTCCTGAGGGATAACCCTTACATCACAGATGGCTACAGAgcctacctgccctccaggctATGCATCAAAAG TCTGTTCATCCTGTCCAATGAGACCGTGAATATCTGGAGCCACCTGCTGGGCTTCCTGTTGTTCTTCACGCTAGGGATCTACGACATGGCGTCTGTGCTGCCTGCCACCAGGGCCTCCCGGGAGGACTATGTCATCTATTCCATAGGACTCTTCTGCTTCCAG cTCTGTATGTTGTGCTCCGTGGGATACCACCTGTTCTGCTGTCACCGATCGGAGAAGACCAGTCGTCGCTGGATGGCTCTGGACTACGCTGGCATCTCCATAGGCATCCTGGGCTGCTACGTACCTGGGGTCTTCTACGCATTCTACTGCAATAAC TACTGGCGTCAGGTGTACCTGGTGACGGTGCTAGCTATGATCCTGGCGGTGTTCTTTGCCCAGATCCACCCCCACTACCTCAGCAAGCAGTGGCAGAGACTCCGCTCCGCTCTCTTCTGCAGCGTGGCCGGATACGGCCTCATCCCCACCGTACACTGGGTCTGGCTCAATGGGGGCTTCTCTTCAGACCTCGTACAG TCTTTTATTCCTCGTGTTCTGGGGATGTACGCGATCGCTGCCGTAGCCTTCGTCTTCTACGTCTCGAAGGTCCCCGAGCGCTACTTCCCAG GTCAGCTGAACTACCTGGGCTCCAGCCACCAGGTGTGGCATGTTCTGGTCATCGTGATGTTCTACTGGTGGCACCAGGCTGCCCTCTTCATCTTAACCCACCGCCACAGCCACCCCTGCCCAGACTACACGGTGCACACCTAG